The following are encoded in a window of Anopheles stephensi strain Indian chromosome X, UCI_ANSTEP_V1.0, whole genome shotgun sequence genomic DNA:
- the LOC118513305 gene encoding tetratricopeptide repeat protein 21B-like isoform X3, whose product MDEHDYRSVIIYHARNRYYYTMQRSALEAMAKYTNDFSFRFLNGLSLILDGFRLQEGIRELNQLRNETELGMAVTLCLMYTHKRCHIVDKEELISLDTQLKEERKRLTAQSAYYAALFLHLSGKTEKAKEYADKALRMAPNHADILSLKGWCELLLGKANNQTLELFNSALEIGGKHLDAYLGQVRFYQLNNDFDAATAVLNQVAVGFPAVIIPLVEKMKTHLANWHWEHTSELANRILSEKPASLEALTVKIMVLIVKEGNYTAGASALQYLASSAEKIEPGNGELFLKLGQLYSVVCGRDANVLTETFKLVERAVKLKGSNAEYLTELGYQAILQRRYREAVAHFKNATKLVHELLTHSPVKGMSVGGTLCSTPGELQQHPVLLQAVNLLEAVVKACPGLVEAVYLLAVVQRLGGEIGLASVTLNRILQELDPAYSNAHLLLAEVHIEQKQYQRAAQSLEICLSHSFKVRENPMYHLLYGVILKNQQQYEEALKSFFMAMNLCGISTSVGGVGGSSGVPSAVLAATKGNSDTTGTQQLNIADRLTLYLEMIETQQKINQHTEALKLLELVSTEFGGTSEEGRLVLAMADFYLQQGNQTKAIDLLKKMQPDQLYYVQAKTKMAYIYLNHRKDRLTFSQCFRELVANCPNASSYLMLGDAYMSIQEPDDAIKAYREAIRQSPHDALLASKLGRAYVRTHQYQKAITYYQEAILHPENYPLKLDLAELYLKLKQYQNAEQTLADELNGKASDSDELSALQVRTKQYLLLARIREKAGQVNASLQTLKEARDNQLKVQHRLLLDQTVTGIPSEQNKMLARICVLMAEQSQAIRDNEQMIHHYKEALKYTSNDTSVMASLARIYMQLNRMDECQTTCVQIVQLDPNNEVALVMMADLSFRRMDFENAAYHFSQLLLYQPTYWTALARLIEVLRRSGTLVEAASFLQRAEEEATRSDCEAGLSYCKGLCEWYRGNPNSALRLFNYCRRNEEWGQQAIYNMIEICLNPDGDLPSEGSVIDIGADDLEIKDSRAMALRTAERLLNELKPRPGVLDNEALNHRLLENFLLVASRQKHNVEQALQNFTTIASQDEYIGAIYGMAVTHVILKQSQRAKNQLKRVVKNTWTFEEAEYLEKCWLLLADLYNQAGKYELATDLLKRVLQHNKSCTKAYELGGIAFEKEQNYRAAAMYYDSAWRYCGKLKPNIGYKLAFNYMKNKRYADAIDICQQVLKIHPEYPSIRKDILEKCRNNLKM is encoded by the exons ATGGATGAACACGATTATCGTAGTGTAATAATTTATCATGCTCGGAACCGCTACTACTACACGATGCAACGCTCCGCCTTGGAAGCGATGGCAAAGTACACCAATGACTTTAGCTTCCGCTTCCTGAATGGTCTCTCACTAATACTTGACGGGTTTCGGCTTCAGGAAGGTATCCGCGAGCTAAACCAGCTTCGCAACGAAACGGAACTCGGCATGGCGGTAACGCTCTGCCTTATGTACACCCATAAACGATGCCACATCGTGGACAAAGAAGAGCTGATCAGCCTCGATACGCAGCTGAAAGAGGAACGGAAGCGTCTAACGGCTCAATCCGCCTATTACGCCGCACTGTTTCTGCACCTGAGCGGTAAAACGGAGAAGGCCAAAGAGTACGCCGATAAAGCACTCCGGATGGCCCCTAACCATGCGGATATACTGTCGCTGAAGGGATGGTGCGAGCTGTTGCTGGGCAAGGCAAACAATCAAACTTTGGAGCTGTTTAACAGTGCGCTGGAAATTGGTGGAAAGCATTTGGACGCGTACCTTGGGCAGGTTAGATTTTATCAGCTAAACAATGACTTTGATGCGGCAACGGCTGTACTGAACCAGGTTGCGGTAGGATTTCCAGCTGTGATCATTCCGCTGGTAGAGAAGATGAAAACTCACCTTGCTAACTGGCATTGGGAGCACACGTCCGAGTTGGCGAACCGCATTTTGTCGGAGAAACCTGCCAGTCTGGAAGCTCTCACGGTGAAGATTATGGTGTTGATCGTAAAGGAGGGTAACTACACGGCGGGCGCGAGTGCGTTACAGTACCTGGCCAGTTCGGCTGAGAAAATTGAGCCCGGCAATGGGGAACTGTTTCTGAAGCTCGGTCAATTATATTCGGTCGTGTGTGGGCGAGATGCAAACGTGTTGACCGAAACGTTTAAGCTTGTCGAGCGAGCGGTGAAGCTGAAGGGATCCAATGCGGAATACCTGACCGAGCTGGGATATCAGGCGATACTGCAGCGGCGATACCGCGAAGCGGTGGCACACTTTAAAAACGCGACGAAG CTCGTGCATGAACTGTTGACACATTCGCCCGTCAAAGGGATGTCGGTCGGAGGCACACTGTGCTCCACGCCGGGTGAACTACAGCAGCATCCGGTGTTGTTGCAGGCAGTTAATTTGCTAGAAGCGGTAGTAAAAGCTTGCCCGGGACTAGTGGAAGCCGTGTACCTGTTGGCCGTGGTACAGCGGCTTGGCGGAGAGATTGGCCTTGCTTCGGTAACGTTGAATCGCATACTACAGGAGCTTGATCCGGCATATTCCAATGCACATCTGCTGCTTGCGGAAGTACACATCGAGCAGAAACAGTATCAGCGGGCCGCGCAGAGCCTAGAGATATGTCTAAGCCACAGCTTCAAGGTACGCGAGAATCCGATGTACCATTTACTTTACGGAGTGATACTAAAGAACCAGCAACAGTACGAGGAAGCGCTGAAGAGTTTCTTTATGGCGATGAATCTATGTGGTATTAGCACTTCGGTTGGCGGTGTTGGTGGTTCGAGTGGAGTGCCGTCAGCTGTTCTTGCCGCGACGAAAGGCAACAGCGATACAACAGGAACGCAACAGCTTAATATAGCCGATCGGCTCACACTCTACCTGGAGATGATTGAAACACAGCAGAAAATCAACCAGCACACGGAAGCGCTGAAGCTGCTGGAGTTGGTATCTACCGAGTTTGGTGGAACCTCCGAAGAGGGACGGTTGGTGCTGGCAATGGCCGATTTCTATCTGCAACAGGGAAACCAAACGAAAGCTATTGACCTTCTAAAGAAGATGCAACCGGACCAGCTATATTACGTGCAAGCAAAAACCAAGATGGCATACATATATCTGAATCATCGTAAGGATCGGCTAACATTTTCGCAGTGTTTCCGCGAGCTGGTTGCTAACTGTCCGAATGCCTCCAGCTATCTGATGCTCGGTGATGCGTACATGTCTATACAGGAACCGGACGATGCAATCAAAGCGTATCGTGAAGCGATCCGACAAAGTCCGCACGATGCACTGCTGGCGAGTAAGCTGGGCCGCGCGTACGTCCGGACGCACCAGTATCAGAAGGCTATCACCTACTACCAGGAAGCGATCCTTCACCCGGAAAACTATCCACTGAAGCTTGATTTGGCGGAACTGTACCTGAAGCTAAAACAGTACCAAAATGCAGAACAGACGCTTGCAGACGAGCTGAATGGTAAAGCGAG CGATTCGGACGAGCTGTCGGCCTTACAAGTGCGTACAAAGCAGTATCTCCTGCTAGCCCGTATTCGTGAAAAAGCTGGACAAGTAAATGCGTCGCTTCAGACGCTTAAAGAGGCACGGGATAATCAACTTAAGGTACAGCATCGATTGCTTCTCGACCAAACGGTTACGGGTATTCCGAGTGAGCAGAATAAGATGCTTGCAAG AATATGTGTGCTTATGGCTGAACAGTCCCAGGCGATTCGCGACAATGAGCAGATGATACATCACTACAAGGAAGCGCTAAAGTATACCTCGAACGATACAAGCGTAATGGCTTCCCTAGCCCGTATCTACATGCAGCTGAATCGAATGGACGAATGCCAGACAACCTGCGTGCAGATCGTACAACTCGATCCGAACAACGAAGTGGCGCTTGTGATGATGGCTGATCTGTCCTTCCGCCGGATGGACTTTGAAAAtgcggcctaccatttctcaCAGCTTTTGCTTTACCAACCCACGTACTGGACAGCGCTGGCACGATTGATCGAGGTGTTGCGACGCAGCGGCACACTCGTTGAAGCGGCTAGCTTCTTGCAACGTGCCGAAGAAGAGGCAACCCGGTCGGATTGTGAGGCGGGACTAAGCTACTGCAAAGGACTGTGCGAATGGTATCGCGGCAATCCGAACAGTGCTCTTCGGCTGTTTAACTACTGTCGCCGGAACGAGGAGTGGGGCCAGCAGGCGATCTACAATATGATTGAAATTTGTCTCAATCCCGACGGCGATCTACCGTCCGAAGGGTCCGTCATCGATATCGGCGCGGATGATCTCGAGATAAAGGATTCGCGTGCGATGGCACTACGCACGGCAGAACGTTTGCTGAACGAGCTCAAACCACGTCCCGGTGTGCTGGACAACGAAGCGTTAAACCATCGACTGTTGGAGAACTTTTTGCTGGTCGCGTCCCGCCAAAAGCATAACGTTGAGCAGGCGTTACAAAACTTCACCACCATCGCATCGCAGGATGAATACATTGGGGCGATCTACGGGATGGCTGTCACGCACGTCATCCTCAAGCAGAGCCAACGGGCGAAAAATCAGCTCAAACGGGTAGTCAAAAATACCTGGACGTTCGAGGAGGCTGAATATCTGGAGAAATGTTGGTTACTACTGGCCGACCTGTACAATCAGGCTGGTAAGTACGAGCTGGCGACGGATCTGTTGAAGCGTGTGCTACAGCACAACAAGTCGTGCACGAAGGCGTACGAGCTCGGCGGAATAGCGTTCGAGAAGGAACAAAACTACCGGGCGGCTGCAATGTATTACGACAGTGCGTGGCGTTACTGTGGCAAATTGAAACCAAACATCGGTTACAAGCTGGCGTTCAATTACATGAAAAACAAACGGTACGCGGATGCGATCGATATCTGTCAGCAGGTGTTGAAAATCCATCCCGAGTATCCATCGATACGCAAAGATATTTTGGAAAAGTGTCGAAATAATCTTAAAATGTAA
- the LOC118513305 gene encoding tetratricopeptide repeat protein 21B-like isoform X1: MDEHDYRSVIIYHARNRYYYTMQRSALEAMAKYTNDFSFRFLNGLSLILDGFRLQEGIRELNQLRNETELGMAVTLCLMYTHKRCHIVDKEELISLDTQLKEERKRLTAQSAYYAALFLHLSGKTEKAKEYADKALRMAPNHADILSLKGWCELLLGKANNQTLELFNSALEIGGKHLDAYLGQVRFYQLNNDFDAATAVLNQVAVGFPAVIIPLVEKMKTHLANWHWEHTSELANRILSEKPASLEALTVKIMVLIVKEGNYTAGASALQYLASSAEKIEPGNGELFLKLGQLYSVVCGRDANVLTETFKLVERAVKLKGSNAEYLTELGYQAILQRRYREAVAHFKNATKVNDSSIRTLCGLTLCQMLENGVSDQVKQQLEFLFEVQGRTPNPLLLFMTAKMYANNPTKATELLLAASEAHFKNLKAVPYGPEYLRLFNPDFLLQLVHELLTHSPVKGMSVGGTLCSTPGELQQHPVLLQAVNLLEAVVKACPGLVEAVYLLAVVQRLGGEIGLASVTLNRILQELDPAYSNAHLLLAEVHIEQKQYQRAAQSLEICLSHSFKVRENPMYHLLYGVILKNQQQYEEALKSFFMAMNLCGISTSVGGVGGSSGVPSAVLAATKGNSDTTGTQQLNIADRLTLYLEMIETQQKINQHTEALKLLELVSTEFGGTSEEGRLVLAMADFYLQQGNQTKAIDLLKKMQPDQLYYVQAKTKMAYIYLNHRKDRLTFSQCFRELVANCPNASSYLMLGDAYMSIQEPDDAIKAYREAIRQSPHDALLASKLGRAYVRTHQYQKAITYYQEAILHPENYPLKLDLAELYLKLKQYQNAEQTLADELNGKASDSDELSALQVRTKQYLLLARIREKAGQVNASLQTLKEARDNQLKVQHRLLLDQTVTGIPSEQNKMLARICVLMAEQSQAIRDNEQMIHHYKEALKYTSNDTSVMASLARIYMQLNRMDECQTTCVQIVQLDPNNEVALVMMADLSFRRMDFENAAYHFSQLLLYQPTYWTALARLIEVLRRSGTLVEAASFLQRAEEEATRSDCEAGLSYCKGLCEWYRGNPNSALRLFNYCRRNEEWGQQAIYNMIEICLNPDGDLPSEGSVIDIGADDLEIKDSRAMALRTAERLLNELKPRPGVLDNEALNHRLLENFLLVASRQKHNVEQALQNFTTIASQDEYIGAIYGMAVTHVILKQSQRAKNQLKRVVKNTWTFEEAEYLEKCWLLLADLYNQAGKYELATDLLKRVLQHNKSCTKAYELGGIAFEKEQNYRAAAMYYDSAWRYCGKLKPNIGYKLAFNYMKNKRYADAIDICQQVLKIHPEYPSIRKDILEKCRNNLKM; the protein is encoded by the exons ATGGATGAACACGATTATCGTAGTGTAATAATTTATCATGCTCGGAACCGCTACTACTACACGATGCAACGCTCCGCCTTGGAAGCGATGGCAAAGTACACCAATGACTTTAGCTTCCGCTTCCTGAATGGTCTCTCACTAATACTTGACGGGTTTCGGCTTCAGGAAGGTATCCGCGAGCTAAACCAGCTTCGCAACGAAACGGAACTCGGCATGGCGGTAACGCTCTGCCTTATGTACACCCATAAACGATGCCACATCGTGGACAAAGAAGAGCTGATCAGCCTCGATACGCAGCTGAAAGAGGAACGGAAGCGTCTAACGGCTCAATCCGCCTATTACGCCGCACTGTTTCTGCACCTGAGCGGTAAAACGGAGAAGGCCAAAGAGTACGCCGATAAAGCACTCCGGATGGCCCCTAACCATGCGGATATACTGTCGCTGAAGGGATGGTGCGAGCTGTTGCTGGGCAAGGCAAACAATCAAACTTTGGAGCTGTTTAACAGTGCGCTGGAAATTGGTGGAAAGCATTTGGACGCGTACCTTGGGCAGGTTAGATTTTATCAGCTAAACAATGACTTTGATGCGGCAACGGCTGTACTGAACCAGGTTGCGGTAGGATTTCCAGCTGTGATCATTCCGCTGGTAGAGAAGATGAAAACTCACCTTGCTAACTGGCATTGGGAGCACACGTCCGAGTTGGCGAACCGCATTTTGTCGGAGAAACCTGCCAGTCTGGAAGCTCTCACGGTGAAGATTATGGTGTTGATCGTAAAGGAGGGTAACTACACGGCGGGCGCGAGTGCGTTACAGTACCTGGCCAGTTCGGCTGAGAAAATTGAGCCCGGCAATGGGGAACTGTTTCTGAAGCTCGGTCAATTATATTCGGTCGTGTGTGGGCGAGATGCAAACGTGTTGACCGAAACGTTTAAGCTTGTCGAGCGAGCGGTGAAGCTGAAGGGATCCAATGCGGAATACCTGACCGAGCTGGGATATCAGGCGATACTGCAGCGGCGATACCGCGAAGCGGTGGCACACTTTAAAAACGCGACGAAGGTAAACGATAGTTCGATTCGAACGCTATGCGGTCTCACGCTCTGCCAGATGTTGGAAAATGGAGTATCGGATCAGGTGAAGCAACAGCTAGAGTTTCTATTCGAGGTTCAGGGCCGTACACCGAACCCGTTGCTTCTGTTCATGACCGCAAAGATGTACGCTAACAACCCAACTAAAGCGACGGAACTACTACTAGCCGCATCTGAAGCACACTTCAAAAATCTCAAAGCTGTCCCTTACGGTCCAGAATATCTGCGACTTTTTAATCCGGACTTTCTGTTACAGCTCGTGCATGAACTGTTGACACATTCGCCCGTCAAAGGGATGTCGGTCGGAGGCACACTGTGCTCCACGCCGGGTGAACTACAGCAGCATCCGGTGTTGTTGCAGGCAGTTAATTTGCTAGAAGCGGTAGTAAAAGCTTGCCCGGGACTAGTGGAAGCCGTGTACCTGTTGGCCGTGGTACAGCGGCTTGGCGGAGAGATTGGCCTTGCTTCGGTAACGTTGAATCGCATACTACAGGAGCTTGATCCGGCATATTCCAATGCACATCTGCTGCTTGCGGAAGTACACATCGAGCAGAAACAGTATCAGCGGGCCGCGCAGAGCCTAGAGATATGTCTAAGCCACAGCTTCAAGGTACGCGAGAATCCGATGTACCATTTACTTTACGGAGTGATACTAAAGAACCAGCAACAGTACGAGGAAGCGCTGAAGAGTTTCTTTATGGCGATGAATCTATGTGGTATTAGCACTTCGGTTGGCGGTGTTGGTGGTTCGAGTGGAGTGCCGTCAGCTGTTCTTGCCGCGACGAAAGGCAACAGCGATACAACAGGAACGCAACAGCTTAATATAGCCGATCGGCTCACACTCTACCTGGAGATGATTGAAACACAGCAGAAAATCAACCAGCACACGGAAGCGCTGAAGCTGCTGGAGTTGGTATCTACCGAGTTTGGTGGAACCTCCGAAGAGGGACGGTTGGTGCTGGCAATGGCCGATTTCTATCTGCAACAGGGAAACCAAACGAAAGCTATTGACCTTCTAAAGAAGATGCAACCGGACCAGCTATATTACGTGCAAGCAAAAACCAAGATGGCATACATATATCTGAATCATCGTAAGGATCGGCTAACATTTTCGCAGTGTTTCCGCGAGCTGGTTGCTAACTGTCCGAATGCCTCCAGCTATCTGATGCTCGGTGATGCGTACATGTCTATACAGGAACCGGACGATGCAATCAAAGCGTATCGTGAAGCGATCCGACAAAGTCCGCACGATGCACTGCTGGCGAGTAAGCTGGGCCGCGCGTACGTCCGGACGCACCAGTATCAGAAGGCTATCACCTACTACCAGGAAGCGATCCTTCACCCGGAAAACTATCCACTGAAGCTTGATTTGGCGGAACTGTACCTGAAGCTAAAACAGTACCAAAATGCAGAACAGACGCTTGCAGACGAGCTGAATGGTAAAGCGAG CGATTCGGACGAGCTGTCGGCCTTACAAGTGCGTACAAAGCAGTATCTCCTGCTAGCCCGTATTCGTGAAAAAGCTGGACAAGTAAATGCGTCGCTTCAGACGCTTAAAGAGGCACGGGATAATCAACTTAAGGTACAGCATCGATTGCTTCTCGACCAAACGGTTACGGGTATTCCGAGTGAGCAGAATAAGATGCTTGCAAG AATATGTGTGCTTATGGCTGAACAGTCCCAGGCGATTCGCGACAATGAGCAGATGATACATCACTACAAGGAAGCGCTAAAGTATACCTCGAACGATACAAGCGTAATGGCTTCCCTAGCCCGTATCTACATGCAGCTGAATCGAATGGACGAATGCCAGACAACCTGCGTGCAGATCGTACAACTCGATCCGAACAACGAAGTGGCGCTTGTGATGATGGCTGATCTGTCCTTCCGCCGGATGGACTTTGAAAAtgcggcctaccatttctcaCAGCTTTTGCTTTACCAACCCACGTACTGGACAGCGCTGGCACGATTGATCGAGGTGTTGCGACGCAGCGGCACACTCGTTGAAGCGGCTAGCTTCTTGCAACGTGCCGAAGAAGAGGCAACCCGGTCGGATTGTGAGGCGGGACTAAGCTACTGCAAAGGACTGTGCGAATGGTATCGCGGCAATCCGAACAGTGCTCTTCGGCTGTTTAACTACTGTCGCCGGAACGAGGAGTGGGGCCAGCAGGCGATCTACAATATGATTGAAATTTGTCTCAATCCCGACGGCGATCTACCGTCCGAAGGGTCCGTCATCGATATCGGCGCGGATGATCTCGAGATAAAGGATTCGCGTGCGATGGCACTACGCACGGCAGAACGTTTGCTGAACGAGCTCAAACCACGTCCCGGTGTGCTGGACAACGAAGCGTTAAACCATCGACTGTTGGAGAACTTTTTGCTGGTCGCGTCCCGCCAAAAGCATAACGTTGAGCAGGCGTTACAAAACTTCACCACCATCGCATCGCAGGATGAATACATTGGGGCGATCTACGGGATGGCTGTCACGCACGTCATCCTCAAGCAGAGCCAACGGGCGAAAAATCAGCTCAAACGGGTAGTCAAAAATACCTGGACGTTCGAGGAGGCTGAATATCTGGAGAAATGTTGGTTACTACTGGCCGACCTGTACAATCAGGCTGGTAAGTACGAGCTGGCGACGGATCTGTTGAAGCGTGTGCTACAGCACAACAAGTCGTGCACGAAGGCGTACGAGCTCGGCGGAATAGCGTTCGAGAAGGAACAAAACTACCGGGCGGCTGCAATGTATTACGACAGTGCGTGGCGTTACTGTGGCAAATTGAAACCAAACATCGGTTACAAGCTGGCGTTCAATTACATGAAAAACAAACGGTACGCGGATGCGATCGATATCTGTCAGCAGGTGTTGAAAATCCATCCCGAGTATCCATCGATACGCAAAGATATTTTGGAAAAGTGTCGAAATAATCTTAAAATGTAA